One window from the genome of Metabacillus flavus encodes:
- a CDS encoding Na+/H+ antiporter NhaC family protein encodes MDLNNGTKRNPLALLPLLIFISLFILAGVITGDFYKLPMVVAILVAVAVALFMNRKENLTSKVERFAKGAGHPDIMIMVFIYILAGAFSEAAKGMGAVESTVNLALTYFPQSFLVVGLFIIAAFVSISMGTSMGTIAALGPIAAGISGETEIPVALAVASVIGGAMFGDNLSFISDTTIAAVRSQKTEMLDKFKTNFFIVLPAAIVTVIVLVAISLGMDSAVEPKEFSFVKLLPYIGVLIAALAGLNVVAVLGGGIVLTGVIGLADGSFNILTFSQTMMKGISGMSELIILSVLIGGMVELIKHNGGIAFLLNAMTKNIRTKKGAEFGIAGLVSATNLSTANNTISIITAGPLAKNIADQYGIDKRKSASILDIFSCSVQGLIPYGAQMLAGAQLVKASPLSILPYTFYPMLTLLCGILAIAFGLPRLKPKAGHRQAEAGEMKENYTN; translated from the coding sequence ATGGATTTAAATAACGGAACGAAAAGAAATCCGCTGGCTTTATTGCCATTGCTGATTTTTATATCGCTATTTATTTTAGCAGGTGTGATCACTGGGGACTTCTATAAGCTTCCGATGGTTGTAGCGATTCTTGTGGCAGTTGCAGTTGCCCTTTTTATGAATAGAAAAGAAAATTTGACATCAAAAGTTGAACGCTTTGCGAAGGGTGCAGGACATCCTGATATTATGATTATGGTATTTATCTACATCCTGGCCGGCGCTTTCTCGGAAGCGGCAAAAGGAATGGGTGCGGTAGAGTCGACAGTTAACCTGGCTTTAACGTATTTTCCTCAAAGCTTTTTAGTAGTAGGACTTTTCATCATTGCAGCATTTGTCTCAATCTCAATGGGTACATCAATGGGAACTATTGCAGCTCTTGGACCGATTGCAGCAGGAATCAGCGGTGAGACAGAAATTCCGGTTGCTCTGGCTGTTGCTTCTGTTATTGGGGGAGCGATGTTCGGAGACAATTTATCGTTTATTTCCGATACAACGATTGCAGCCGTACGCTCACAGAAAACCGAAATGCTGGACAAGTTTAAAACGAACTTTTTCATCGTCCTGCCGGCAGCAATTGTTACAGTTATCGTCCTGGTTGCCATTTCACTTGGGATGGATTCAGCAGTCGAACCAAAGGAGTTCAGTTTTGTAAAATTGCTCCCTTACATTGGGGTGCTCATCGCAGCACTCGCCGGGTTGAATGTTGTCGCCGTACTGGGCGGGGGAATTGTCTTAACAGGTGTTATCGGTCTGGCAGACGGAAGCTTCAATATCCTGACCTTCTCTCAAACCATGATGAAAGGCATCTCTGGAATGTCAGAGCTTATCATCCTGTCCGTCCTTATTGGAGGTATGGTAGAACTCATCAAGCATAATGGAGGAATTGCCTTCCTGCTGAACGCTATGACGAAAAACATCCGTACAAAAAAAGGCGCAGAGTTTGGAATTGCCGGACTTGTCAGTGCAACAAACCTATCAACTGCGAATAACACGATCTCAATTATCACAGCAGGACCGCTTGCGAAAAATATTGCCGATCAGTACGGCATAGATAAAAGAAAATCAGCAAGCATCTTGGATATTTTCTCTTGCAGTGTGCAGGGGCTGATTCCATACGGTGCCCAAATGCTGGCAGGGGCTCAGCTCGTAAAAGCTTCTCCGCTCAGCATTCTTCCGTACACATTCTATCCGATGCTGACTCTTCTATGCGGTATATTAGCCATAGCATTCGGCTTGCCAAGACTGAAACCGAAAGCTGGACACCGCCAAGCTGAAGCGGGAGAGATGAAAGAGAACTATACCAATTGA